TATCCTTGTTTTCAAGCAACCAGTTCATGTAATCCCGCAAGATAGTACATTCTTTTGGTATGAAGATCTTAAGAGGGAGAGAGTTCTCTACATAACTATGGAGCTTATAGCCGATATGATCCCGTCTACAATAAATAAGtttatcaacatcaacaacatcatcaataAGGAAGACACGGCGCCTTACCTTGCAGCTAAACAACTCAACCTCTTTTGTGGGATCGACAGGCGAATACTTCACCATCTTGAGACGTTTTCTCCTCAAATCGTACAACTGAACACATACGTTATCAAACCAGTACAAGATAACTCTATCAGATGCACACATTATCTGTGTTATTGGCTGAGGAGCATGAGTAGTAGTACTAGTAGTTGTAGTAGCAGTTGTAGTGGCAGCTGCAGCTGCAACTGTAATAGTAGTTgtgacggtggtggtggtcgcAGTCGTAGAAGAAGTAGCTGTTGCTATGATGCATGGAGGAGGATTAGACATATCTTGAATCATACTAGTATTAtcacaaacatcaaaaatctctgcGCTCCATTCTGAATTGACTCTGTCCTTCAATACATACAAATGAACCTTACAACAACAGTTGCCATTATTCCTTTGCTCACCAGTCTGTAGACGTGCTATACAGGGAGATCCTTCAAATTCCAAAAGACGATGATCAATTAACTGTTGCTCCTGCTCAGTAGTTATTGTCGTTGTCCCCGTCTTGATCTTTAAGCTACATTCAAGAGGAAGAGAAATGAGTTGAAACTGTTCATTGTGAATGTCAAAACATAGCAGCATTTCCGTCTCCTGATCCTCTTCTTTGTTATCACCAAACCCTTGATCTCTAGTAAGTACCCTCCAGTAAAGAGCTCCACCAACATATATAGCTGATCTAGAAAAACTCATCCTTGACaaaatcaccttcttcttcatcttttcctGTATAATTCCAGCACTAACTGCAATAACAGGGAGGGTAGTAGGAGTAGACGACTCTCTCCATGATATGCTTCCCAGTGTGAAAACCATGCACTTGAATTTGTCATGAATATCAGTTAAAGTAGTTGATGTATTGGAGTAAACAAGGACAATTTTGTATTCATTAGCTAAAGAATCAAACCCGAAACCACAACAAAAAATGATAGCTTTATCAGGCACTGGATACATTGCGGCCATAAAGTCTTCCGGTCTGCAACTAGGATTTGTTATATGAAAGAAACATCGTCCATGGACAAGACATGCTCTATAGCAATGTAATCCATTACAATGACCTACTAGTTCTTGTTTACAAATGCAGAGATCAGTCATCTTACGAAAATAATATACATCATTATCATTGTCATCATCTATATCTAACCTTAAAGTGCATTGCTGTAGATGTCTAATTCTAAAAAATCGTGAATTAAGAATATCCAATGTGAGATTTGGATATCTATTGTTGTTGCGGCGAGATTGAAATAAGGTGTATAAGGATATAAAGTGAGGATGTATTATTGATTTATACCATAACTTGCAGACTAAAGCACATTCTTTTGAAAGATTCTTAACTGGTAGCCTTATCAATATATTATCAACTATTACCTCATGAGGAAGTTTCTGATGAGGAGATTCAGCTGTTGCTGTTCTATGAGCAGTCAATTTCCATCTCTTgttagaagcaattggaccgcCATCCATCTCAATCTTCCTCTTCCCCAGAGTTAggttttcattcttcttcttcttctgctcctccaTATACGCAATTGGAACATCATCCATCTCCAGCTTCCTCTTAGACCGGGTTAGGattcccttcttcttctgctcctccataaataatatataaattaacTGATTTGTGATCAATAATAAAATCAATCAGATAGATTGAATGAAGATCAATGAGACTAAAATCATCCGAGAACACTCAAATCAACCACAATTTTACAGAAATGGATCTAACATTAAGACTGCCGCTTAGCCGACAACAATGTGAAATTCCAAAttggaaatgaaaatgaaaatggaaTTGAACACTACTTTTATATCACTGTAAACCCTAAGCCGACCTATAGAAACACATGTGCGGCTCTCACGTATGGCATTGGGTCCAACTCAGTCAACCCTGATATTATGAAAGTGATCAAGGAATTTGAGACAGCTTTTTCTAGGATTGGAGAATAAATTGTACTAACCTGAAACTGATTCCAAAATGTAGTGGTGCAGTGAATCTACATAATTTCAGGCCAATAAGCTTGATTGGAGGAGTTTACAAAATAGTTTCAAAGTTGTTGGCCAATAGATTAAAGATGGTTCTGCGTTCTATTATTTTCGAATATCAAGGTGCATTTGTCCATGAAAGACAAATTAATGATGACATCCTAATAGTTTCTGAACTTATAGATTCAAGAACGAGAGAAGATAAAGCTGGTATATTGTGTAAAGTGGACTTCGAAAAAGCTTCCGATAACATAAATTGAGGTTGTATTGACAAGGTTCTAGAGTGTTGTGGTTTCGGTCATGTGTGGAGGAGTTGGGTTAAGTGGTGTATTTCTTTTGCGAGATTCTCCCTTAAGGAATTAGACAAGGGGATCCTATCTCCCCATTTCTTTTTATTCTAGTGACTGAAGTCCTCTCTTTGATGATAAAAAAAAGCTGCGACAAATGGCCTTATATCTGGTTTCCGGGTTGCACCGTATGGCATTGTCATTCCAATTTGATGACAACCTACTGGTTTTCCTAGACGACTCTTTGGAGCATGTAACTAATTCAAAATATATGCCCTGCACATAGGCATGTCAATATCCTTCtgatatccggaatccgtttctGAATATTttggatcctataggattttatctgtTGTATCGGATATAGGATACATATATTTAtaagatatttcttccttaacctaaTGATATCGATTAGGCTCCATCCGTTTCGTTAATATCCGATATCGATAGAGTTAGGGATACACTTGTAATTTTTCTAATTTCATCTATTATCAGTCGAGTAAACCAAGCGATAATCATTTCCTTTTCCCTTTTTTTCCTATTCTCTTTTCAGTCCGTCAGTCGCCTCTCTACTTTGTCTTTAGATCGATCAATCACTCACTTACTTGTTTATCAATCACTCACTCACTCAATCAGGTACtgattctcttctatttttatgttCGATTTTTGTGTTCGATTGTCATGAAATTAAGGTTTCTGTCTtgcaatcaaaaattagggtttgatattacttacatgtatggatgaaattaaagaaagatttgagatgggtttaacTTAAATAAGCATTGAGGTTGAAGAGTAACTCAATATTGATAGTTATTAGTTTAGGGTTTGATTGAATTGATCTATTTTTGAGATGGGTTTATAAGGTGGTTATGAGTTTGAATAATAACTcaatattgatgagttactgaattAAATCAGAGTAAAGAAGAGATTGAATAACTCAATATACTACTTCTTATACTTGCAGTACTCTTTTTTACTTTCTTTATGTATTCTGCCTTTTAATGTCCAAATTTGAAAGCTAAGTTTGTATGTATGATTTTTTGGTCATGTTGTTCTCAAATGTCTCAAAGTCAAAAAGCATCCAATAGAGTTGGAACTTCAAGCAGTCAAACAAATTCCGAAAAACCAGAACAAgaagatcagagtgttgaatgtTCAACAATTGCTTCAACAACACCTTCTTCGAGTAAGATATTAGCAGAAGTAACAGATGAAGATCATCTACTTGTTATTGCTTTATGGAAGAAATGCGTACAACAAGGTCATCGGCATGGGATGAGTTCACTAGAAAAATATTGTTAGGCATGTAAAAGAGAATCCAGATGAGGAAGAGGTTGTCCTTATGAGTGAATGTCATCATTGTGGAAGGTAAATAGAAGCTTGTAGTGAAAAACGAACTACCCGCTTGTCTCAACATCTAAAAACCTTCAAACAGAATCCTGAAAACAAGCCAGGCCAGATGAAGATTACCACTGCAATTAAAAAAGCAGGTAATAACCAAGTTAAATTACTTAATTGGAAGTATGAGACTATGGTTATTAGGAATTTCCTTGCTAAAATGATTGCTAAGCATGATTACCCTCTTAACATGGTTGAGCATTTCTACTTTTGAGAGTTTTTTAAGTATTTGAACCCTGCTGATAAAATTCCATGTTGGAATACAATTAGAGCATATGTGTTGAGGTGTTATGCTGAAATTAAAGATGAATTGCAATTACAATTAGAGAATTTGACTTCCAAATATATTCTtacaactgatatgtggacttCCAAACACACTAAAGATGATTATTGTTGTATTACATGTCATTTTATAGATGATGAGTGGAATTTGAATGCCAAAACCTTAGATTACATTGTAGCGCCATCACCACATACAAGAGACGCTCTCTCAGATTTTATCAAAACTTGTAATTTGGAATGGAACATAGATAGGAATTTTTTCGCTTTGACTGCTAATAATGCTCCAGCTAATGGTGTTATGATGAGAAATATTATTAGTTGGCTAGATGGTAAGAATTGTTTGTTGCTTGGAGGAAaaatgtttcacatgaggtgtAGCAACCACATACTACATTTGATTGTATTGTATGTCATGAGAGTAGCTGCTGGGTTTATAGAGGGTATTAGAGATTGTGTTAAACATGTAAAGTCTTCACAAGTTAGGAAAGAGAAGTTTCAAACAACATTGACACAATGTAGATTGTCTGGAAAGTCAGTTAGTTTAGACGTAGACATAACATGGAATTCCACTTTT
This portion of the Papaver somniferum cultivar HN1 chromosome 11, ASM357369v1, whole genome shotgun sequence genome encodes:
- the LOC113321722 gene encoding uncharacterized protein LOC113321722, whose amino-acid sequence is MEEQKKKGILTRSKRKLEMDDVPIAYMEEQKKKKNENLTLGKRKIEMDGGPIASNKRWKLTAHRTATAESPHQKLPHECMVFTLGSISWRESSTPTTLPVIAVSAGIIQEKMKKKVILSRMSFSRSAIYVGGALYWRVLTRDQGFGDNKEEDQETEMLLCFDIHNEQFQLISLPLECSLKIKTGTTTITTEQEQQLIDHRLLEFEGSPCIARLQTGEQRNNGNCCCKVHLYVLKDRVNSEWSAEIFDVCDNTSMIQDMSNPPPCIIATATSSTTATTTTVTTTITVAAAAATTTATTTTSTTTHAPQPITQIMCASDRVILYWFDNVCVQLYDLRRKRLKMVKYSPVDPTKEVELFSCKVRRRVFLIDDVVDVDKLIYCRRDHIGYKLHSYVENSLPLKIFIPKECTILRDYMNWLLENKDIEDGLGYVYTDGKNRTPEFHCFCKRLSKEGSR
- the LOC113325048 gene encoding zinc finger BED domain-containing protein RICESLEEPER 2-like, which produces MSQSQKASNRVGTSSSQTNSEKPEQEDQSVECSTIASTTPSSSKILAEVTDEDHLLVIALWKKCVQQDDEWNLNAKTLDYIVAPSPHTRDALSDFIKTCNLEWNIDRNFFALTANNAPANGVMMRNIISWLDGKNCLLLGGKMFHMRCSNHILHLIVLYVMRVAAGFIEGIRDCVKHVKSSQVRKEKFQTTLTQCRLSGKSVSLDVDITWNSTFLMLKNAIALQKGFERLNEFDSDFDILSSRQKEKFNVYWSESNLIMSIGVVLDPRYKAKWVRYTYKRIFGDDGSAELHEKFRTDLTKVFNAYESQNNTSTPAFFSNSVSRMDVRSSGATKPDYANFMLENDEYNVQKSELELYLEEPILPTLTPQDEFNFDIFSWWKLSDPKYPILSKITGDVKKRGYFKVNKEALVKMSPGDNVAAK